In Cellvibrio polysaccharolyticus, a genomic segment contains:
- the mnmE gene encoding tRNA uridine-5-carboxymethylaminomethyl(34) synthesis GTPase MnmE, with the protein MTFHSDTIAAIATAPGRGGVGIVRVSGPLVNKVTATLLNQPLQPRHAHYLPFLTADGQLIDEGIALFFPGPNSFTGEDVLEFQGHGGPVILDMLLREITRLGVRLARPGEFSERAFLNDKLDLAQAEAIADLIEASSEQAARNALQSLQGAFSQRINELVEALIQLRIYVEAAIDFPEEEIDFLSDGHVASQMQTIEQALNAVFQEAKQGVLVRDGMRVVIAGRPNAGKSSLLNALSGRDSAIVTSIEGTTRDVLREHIHIDGMPLHIIDTAGLRESPDEVEQIGIQRAWDEIQQADRILLLVDSRTTADTDAATIWPAFVDQLADTGKLTLVRNKIDLSEEAAGLRVQGANPCIGISAATGAGIDALKQHLKEHMGFQQTGEGGFTARRRHLDALERAQDYLLQGKLQLQGYAAGELLAEDLRQAQHALGEITGQFTPDDLLGRIFSSFCIGK; encoded by the coding sequence GTGACTTTTCATTCCGACACTATTGCCGCCATCGCCACCGCCCCCGGACGGGGTGGTGTCGGCATTGTCCGCGTTTCCGGCCCTTTGGTTAACAAGGTTACTGCAACCCTGCTAAACCAGCCATTACAACCCCGTCACGCTCATTACCTGCCTTTTCTTACCGCCGATGGTCAACTCATCGACGAAGGCATTGCGCTGTTCTTTCCTGGCCCGAATTCTTTTACCGGCGAAGATGTGCTGGAGTTTCAAGGCCATGGCGGCCCGGTTATTCTCGACATGCTATTGCGGGAAATTACCCGGTTAGGTGTGCGCTTGGCCCGACCTGGCGAGTTTTCCGAGCGGGCCTTTCTCAATGACAAACTCGATCTGGCCCAGGCAGAAGCCATTGCCGACCTGATTGAAGCCTCCAGCGAACAGGCCGCCCGCAATGCACTGCAATCCTTGCAGGGTGCTTTTTCGCAGCGCATTAACGAACTGGTAGAAGCGCTGATCCAGCTGCGCATTTATGTCGAAGCGGCGATTGATTTTCCGGAAGAAGAAATCGACTTCCTCAGTGATGGCCACGTCGCCAGCCAGATGCAAACGATAGAACAGGCACTCAACGCGGTTTTCCAGGAAGCCAAACAGGGTGTGCTGGTGCGCGATGGCATGCGCGTAGTGATTGCCGGCCGCCCCAATGCCGGAAAATCCAGCCTGCTCAATGCCCTCAGTGGCCGCGACAGCGCTATTGTTACCAGCATTGAAGGCACCACCCGCGATGTGTTGCGCGAACATATCCATATAGATGGTATGCCGCTGCACATTATTGACACCGCCGGCCTGCGCGAAAGCCCGGACGAAGTAGAGCAAATCGGTATTCAGCGCGCCTGGGATGAAATTCAACAGGCAGATCGTATTTTGCTGCTGGTAGATAGCCGCACGACAGCTGACACCGACGCAGCCACTATTTGGCCGGCGTTTGTTGATCAGTTAGCGGATACCGGCAAATTAACGCTGGTGCGCAACAAAATTGACCTTAGTGAAGAAGCTGCCGGTTTGCGGGTGCAAGGTGCCAACCCTTGTATTGGCATCAGTGCCGCCACCGGTGCCGGTATTGACGCACTGAAACAGCACTTGAAAGAACACATGGGTTTTCAGCAAACCGGTGAAGGTGGCTTTACGGCTCGCCGCCGCCATCTGGATGCTCTGGAACGCGCTCAGGATTATTTGCTGCAAGGCAAACTGCAATTACAAGGCTACGCCGCTGGCGAACTGCTCGCCGAAGATTTACGCCAGGCCCAACACGCGCTGGGCGAAATTACCGGACAATTTACCCCCGACGACCTGCTGGGTCGGATCTTTTCCAGTTTTTGTATCGGTAAATGA
- a CDS encoding MarC family NAAT transporter: MLHEIAQLMGLVGVGLLLMLPLANPLTSMSLLMALGKSFTEEERNRQINQATGYVIGIMLVAYYGGNLVMDAFGISIPGLRIAGGLIVSYIGFSMLFPNNTLDSIPEADQTADAIRRRETPNIAFVPLALPGTAGPGTIAMIISATSTLKASPEVYPVWVVLLSPLLIFFTLGGIFWICLRSSKQLVTLAGPGGIEAISRIMGFMLICMGVQFVINGIVEITTSLHIPPQ, from the coding sequence GTGTTACATGAAATTGCACAATTGATGGGTCTGGTGGGTGTCGGTTTGCTGTTAATGCTACCGCTGGCCAACCCGCTCACGTCAATGTCTTTGTTGATGGCATTGGGTAAATCGTTTACTGAAGAAGAACGCAATCGTCAGATCAATCAGGCTACCGGGTATGTGATCGGTATTATGCTGGTGGCCTATTACGGTGGGAATCTGGTGATGGATGCCTTCGGGATCTCCATTCCCGGGTTACGTATTGCCGGTGGGCTGATTGTGTCCTACATCGGTTTCAGCATGCTATTTCCCAATAACACCCTGGACAGCATTCCTGAAGCCGATCAAACCGCCGATGCTATTCGCCGCCGTGAAACCCCCAATATTGCCTTTGTGCCTCTTGCCCTGCCTGGTACTGCCGGCCCGGGTACCATCGCGATGATTATCAGCGCTACCTCCACCTTGAAAGCCAGCCCGGAGGTTTATCCGGTGTGGGTGGTGTTGCTGTCACCCTTGTTGATTTTCTTTACCCTGGGCGGGATTTTCTGGATCTGTTTACGTTCATCCAAACAGCTGGTTACCCTGGCGGGACCAGGTGGTATTGAAGCGATTTCGCGGATTATGGGTTTTATGCTGATTTGTATGGGCGTTCAGTTCGTGATTAATGGCATCGTTGAAATTACTACCTCCTTACATATACCACCTCAATAA
- a CDS encoding phospholipase D family protein: protein MKNMLQLFSPARLLLLACLVLLAACSMQPPRERTSHTMLPADEILDTTLGKAVAERTAKHPGMSGIQPLADALDAFSARVFLARMAEKTLDVQYYIWRKDTTGTVLLHELYQAAERGVRVRLLLDDNGISGMDDWLALLNSHPNLEVRLFNPFALRKARMLGFITDFSRANRRMHNKSYTADQSITITGGRNVGDEYFAATDGLLFADLDVIAAGPAAVAISEDFDRYWASQSAYPVDQLFQRNTSRETLANEASAILGSEEAARYAAELMGSGFRERLLSGDMQMEWVKTRLVSDDPAKGLGKADVSDLMIYSLAKLLGKPERSLDLVSPYFVPTKAGVEVFSALAQEGIEVRILTNALEATDVAAVHSGYAKRRKALLKAGVLLYEMQSNAVRPDGGSAGIFGSSGSSLHAKTFAIDGERVFIGSFNFDPRSANLNTELGFVIESKSLAEATDRVFSKEVPIAAYQVKLDDRGGVYWLQHTDTEPVIYHTEPNVGWLKRAGVKIMSWLPIEWLL from the coding sequence ATGAAGAACATGCTCCAGCTTTTCTCCCCTGCCCGCCTGTTACTGCTTGCCTGTCTGGTTCTGCTGGCGGCCTGCTCAATGCAGCCGCCGCGGGAAAGAACCAGCCATACCATGCTACCCGCCGATGAAATTCTCGACACGACGCTGGGTAAGGCGGTTGCAGAGCGCACTGCCAAGCACCCGGGGATGTCCGGTATTCAACCGCTGGCCGATGCGCTGGATGCCTTTTCAGCGCGGGTGTTTCTCGCCCGTATGGCAGAAAAAACCCTCGATGTGCAGTATTACATCTGGCGCAAGGACACCACCGGCACGGTGCTGCTGCATGAACTCTACCAGGCCGCTGAACGCGGGGTGCGGGTGCGTTTGCTGCTGGATGACAACGGCATCTCCGGTATGGACGACTGGCTGGCGCTACTCAACAGCCACCCGAACCTGGAAGTCAGGCTGTTCAATCCCTTTGCCTTGCGCAAGGCACGCATGCTGGGCTTTATTACCGACTTCTCGCGCGCCAACCGGCGTATGCACAACAAATCCTATACTGCCGACCAATCCATCACCATCACCGGTGGGCGTAACGTCGGTGATGAATACTTTGCTGCCACTGACGGCCTTTTGTTTGCTGACCTTGATGTGATTGCCGCTGGCCCGGCGGCAGTTGCCATCAGCGAAGATTTTGACCGCTACTGGGCAAGCCAGTCAGCCTACCCGGTTGATCAGCTGTTCCAGCGCAACACCTCACGTGAAACCCTCGCCAACGAAGCCAGCGCTATCCTCGGCAGCGAAGAAGCCGCCCGCTACGCCGCAGAACTGATGGGCTCCGGGTTTCGCGAACGGCTATTGTCCGGTGATATGCAAATGGAATGGGTAAAAACCCGCCTGGTGAGCGACGACCCGGCAAAAGGCCTGGGCAAAGCCGATGTCAGTGATCTGATGATTTACAGCCTGGCCAAATTGCTTGGCAAACCGGAGCGCAGCCTGGATCTGGTGTCGCCCTATTTCGTGCCCACCAAAGCCGGTGTGGAAGTATTCAGCGCGCTGGCGCAGGAGGGCATTGAAGTGCGCATCCTCACCAATGCTTTGGAAGCCACCGACGTGGCAGCGGTGCATTCCGGTTATGCCAAACGCCGTAAAGCCCTGTTAAAAGCTGGCGTTTTGCTCTATGAAATGCAGAGTAACGCCGTGCGACCCGATGGCGGCAGCGCCGGTATCTTTGGCAGCTCAGGCTCAAGTTTGCACGCCAAAACCTTTGCAATTGACGGAGAACGGGTGTTTATCGGCTCCTTCAACTTTGACCCTCGCTCGGCCAACCTCAATACCGAACTGGGCTTCGTGATTGAAAGTAAAAGCCTGGCCGAAGCGACCGATCGGGTGTTTAGCAAAGAAGTCCCGATTGCCGCTTATCAGGTAAAGCTGGATGATCGCGGCGGGGTTTACTGGTTGCAACACACCGACACCGAACCGGTGATCTATCACACCGAGCCCAATGTGGGCTGGCTGAAACGTGCCGGGGTAAAAATCATGTCATGGCTACCCATTGAGTGGCTACTCTGA